The Hymenobacter baengnokdamensis genome includes a region encoding these proteins:
- a CDS encoding phasin family protein: MDDLFKKFINTGVGFLSQGNKAVQTAIEKLVKESKLSEQEGKKIMEDLLKSGETKRTDLEKQFKNLTDGLRERVGLGADDKKAAPASKAKAAAKPAPKAPAAKKPAASSAAKAAGTTKKAADKVSASTSKAQHSAAAKAGAPKKAPVLSADDSGEALDTK, encoded by the coding sequence ATGGATGACCTGTTTAAGAAATTCATCAACACCGGCGTCGGGTTTCTCTCGCAGGGCAACAAGGCCGTGCAAACGGCCATCGAAAAGCTGGTAAAGGAGAGCAAGCTTTCGGAGCAGGAAGGTAAAAAAATAATGGAAGACCTGCTGAAAAGCGGCGAAACCAAGCGCACGGACCTCGAAAAGCAGTTCAAGAACCTCACCGACGGCCTGCGCGAGCGCGTGGGCCTGGGAGCCGACGACAAAAAAGCCGCGCCGGCCAGCAAAGCCAAAGCCGCTGCTAAGCCCGCCCCCAAAGCGCCGGCCGCTAAAAAACCAGCCGCGAGTTCTGCTGCCAAAGCAGCCGGCACTACCAAAAAAGCCGCCGATAAAGTGAGCGCTTCCACCAGCAAGGCGCAGCACTCGGCCGCGGCCAAAGCCGGCGCGCCCAAAAAAGCCCCCGTATTATCGGCCGACGACAGCGGCGAGGCGCTTGATACGAAGTAG
- a CDS encoding YbaB/EbfC family nucleoid-associated protein — translation MAFDMMGMMSKVKELQDKMQSAQAQLQHLTATGEAGGGLVKATANGHRTLTKLEIDPSLLTPEDRDMLPDLIVAAVNKALEAVAEQARQELQRQTSGLMPNIPGLDLGSFGA, via the coding sequence ATGGCATTCGACATGATGGGCATGATGAGCAAGGTGAAAGAGCTGCAAGATAAGATGCAGTCGGCCCAGGCTCAGCTTCAGCATCTTACGGCTACCGGCGAGGCCGGCGGCGGCCTGGTAAAAGCCACGGCCAATGGTCACCGCACCCTTACCAAGCTCGAAATTGACCCCTCGCTGCTCACGCCCGAGGACCGTGACATGCTGCCCGACCTTATCGTGGCGGCCGTAAACAAAGCCCTCGAAGCCGTGGCTGAGCAGGCCCGCCAGGAGCTCCAGCGCCAGACCAGCGGCCTGATGCCCAACATCCCCGGCCTCGACCTTGGCAGCTTTGGCGCATAA
- a CDS encoding T9SS type B sorting domain-containing protein, whose amino-acid sequence MKPLFLFLLRQLLPALLLGALLFSAATPALAQCIISPPLPGCPAPFIAIDVATGQEVQAFCVGRPVRFEPACGRTVSPNLLYYNATLTSGGTFTTPPNCDFVPGKLPNNTYTPVPSSFVTVSELTNPTLNGGTGTVYARNFTVYNPIPPIIYSLLPCVNNTALLIIGDHFFDQYFAQVNNGPRIGPLYPGRQIFLPAAPGSTVTVTGSFLATGLCEASVSQVVPALPASPAPLLLSRLTIMGSLPGSIQLAFSGLLAPYEYSLEQASAGSAGSFRQLATLPPGAGSLTLTGATAGVYRLRRRDVCHTDSAFSTPVPTVVLTGTSLNNVNTLTWQTAGPVAAYTLLRDGKTLTTLAASATTYVDAAVTCGTSYTYEVQAIAAGSSQSISNDVPVQTLSTLPPPAPLLNASFDLSNRLVLTASLAGRGALPTGGQLLYSRQGGPAPTDFGPVPAATDTLRDPTTLADLLTAPPCYTARLLDVCGNTSPASPPTCPSLLSVAAADPEGLTAQLSWSAFRGPGSPAVGVSYRVISLAADGTVLTTSAPTTTLNYLDPAPPTDRQVLRYRIEASGGGLPAGAVSYSNVASLARQPRVVVPNAFTPNGDGLNDVLELKGRYLSSFTFVVVDRDGQEVFRATDRSQTWDGTIRGHAPVNAAYVWRFTMREETGQDFSQTGTVTILK is encoded by the coding sequence ATGAAACCGCTTTTTCTTTTCTTGCTGCGGCAGCTGCTGCCGGCTCTGCTGCTGGGCGCACTTCTTTTTAGCGCCGCTACGCCGGCGCTGGCGCAGTGCATCATTAGTCCGCCGCTGCCGGGCTGCCCGGCGCCCTTTATTGCCATCGACGTAGCAACGGGCCAGGAAGTACAGGCCTTTTGCGTGGGCCGGCCAGTTCGGTTTGAGCCGGCTTGCGGGCGCACGGTATCGCCCAACCTCCTGTACTATAACGCCACGCTGACCAGCGGCGGCACCTTCACCACTCCGCCCAACTGCGACTTTGTGCCCGGCAAGCTGCCCAATAACACCTACACCCCCGTGCCCAGCAGCTTTGTTACGGTATCGGAGCTCACTAACCCCACGCTCAACGGGGGCACCGGCACCGTGTATGCGCGCAATTTTACGGTGTATAATCCCATACCGCCCATTATATACAGCCTGCTGCCCTGCGTAAATAATACGGCGCTCCTCATTATTGGCGACCATTTTTTTGACCAGTATTTCGCGCAGGTCAATAATGGCCCGCGTATCGGGCCCTTATATCCGGGCCGGCAGATTTTTCTGCCCGCTGCGCCCGGCAGCACGGTTACCGTAACGGGCAGCTTCCTGGCCACGGGCCTGTGCGAAGCCAGCGTGAGCCAGGTGGTGCCGGCGCTGCCGGCTTCCCCTGCCCCGCTGCTGCTCAGCCGCCTCACCATCATGGGCAGCTTGCCGGGCAGCATTCAGCTCGCCTTCAGTGGCTTGCTGGCCCCTTATGAATACAGCCTCGAACAGGCTTCGGCCGGCAGCGCGGGTAGCTTTAGGCAACTGGCAACGCTGCCGCCCGGCGCGGGCAGCCTGACTCTTACCGGAGCCACGGCCGGCGTGTACCGCCTGCGCCGGCGCGACGTATGCCATACCGATTCGGCTTTTTCAACCCCGGTACCAACCGTCGTTCTCACCGGTACTTCGCTGAATAATGTCAACACGCTCACCTGGCAGACCGCCGGCCCGGTAGCTGCCTACACGCTGCTGCGCGATGGCAAGACCCTGACTACGCTGGCCGCTTCCGCCACCACCTACGTGGATGCGGCCGTCACCTGCGGCACCAGCTATACGTATGAGGTACAGGCCATTGCGGCAGGCAGTAGCCAGTCGATATCTAACGACGTGCCGGTGCAAACGCTTTCCACCCTGCCCCCGCCCGCGCCGCTGCTCAACGCCAGCTTCGACTTGTCTAACCGCCTGGTGCTCACTGCCTCGCTGGCGGGGAGGGGTGCGCTCCCCACCGGCGGCCAGCTGCTTTACAGCCGCCAGGGCGGCCCGGCCCCTACCGACTTTGGCCCCGTGCCCGCCGCCACCGATACCCTGCGCGACCCTACTACCCTGGCCGACCTGCTGACCGCGCCGCCCTGCTACACGGCCCGCCTGCTCGACGTGTGCGGCAATACGTCGCCCGCCAGCCCGCCCACCTGCCCGAGCCTGCTCAGCGTAGCTGCGGCCGACCCCGAAGGCCTCACCGCTCAGCTCAGCTGGTCGGCTTTTCGGGGGCCGGGCAGTCCGGCGGTCGGCGTGAGCTACCGGGTTATCTCGTTGGCTGCCGATGGCACGGTGCTGACCACTTCGGCTCCTACTACCACGCTCAACTACCTCGACCCGGCCCCCCCTACCGACCGCCAGGTGCTACGCTACCGCATCGAGGCCAGCGGTGGGGGGCTGCCGGCCGGCGCAGTCAGCTACTCCAACGTAGCCAGCCTGGCCCGGCAGCCACGCGTGGTGGTGCCCAATGCCTTCACGCCCAATGGGGATGGCCTTAACGACGTGCTGGAGCTGAAAGGCCGTTACCTAAGCAGCTTTACTTTCGTAGTAGTTGACCGCGATGGCCAGGAGGTTTTCCGCGCCACCGACCGCAGCCAGACCTGGGACGGTACCATCCGGGGCCACGCTCCGGTAAACGCCGCCTACGTGTGGCGCTTTACCATGCGCGAGGAAACCGGCCAGGATTTCAGCCAGACCGGCACCGTTACTATCTTAAAATAG
- a CDS encoding pyruvate dehydrogenase complex E1 component subunit beta translates to MRTIQFREALREAMSEEMRRDPSVFLMGEEVAEYNGAYKVSQGMLDEFGPERVIDTPIAELGFAGIGVGAAANGLKPIIEFMTFNFSLVAIDQVINSAAKIYSMSGGQYSCPIVFRGPTGNAGMLSSQHSQNFENWYANCPGLKVVVPSNPYDAKGLMKAAIRDPDPVIFMESELMYGDKGEVPEEEYILEIGKANIVREGKDVTLVSFGKMMKLLYTAADELAKEGISAEVIDLRSVRPIDYDTLINSVKKTNRMVVIEEAWPLASISGELAYMVQRRAFDYLDAPVIRITCADVPLPYAPTLIEASLPNVARILKAVKEVTYAKA, encoded by the coding sequence ATGCGTACCATTCAATTCCGTGAGGCCCTGCGTGAGGCCATGAGCGAAGAAATGCGCCGCGACCCGTCGGTTTTCCTGATGGGCGAGGAAGTGGCCGAGTACAACGGCGCCTACAAGGTGAGCCAGGGAATGCTCGATGAGTTTGGGCCGGAGCGCGTGATTGATACCCCGATTGCCGAGCTGGGCTTTGCCGGCATTGGTGTGGGCGCGGCCGCCAACGGCCTCAAGCCGATTATCGAGTTTATGACCTTCAACTTCTCGTTGGTGGCTATTGACCAGGTGATTAACTCAGCTGCTAAAATCTATTCCATGTCGGGCGGGCAGTACTCCTGCCCCATCGTATTTCGCGGGCCCACCGGCAACGCCGGGATGCTCAGCAGCCAGCACTCGCAGAACTTTGAGAACTGGTACGCCAACTGCCCCGGCCTGAAGGTGGTGGTGCCGTCGAACCCGTACGACGCGAAGGGGCTGATGAAAGCCGCCATCCGCGACCCCGACCCCGTTATTTTCATGGAGTCGGAGCTGATGTACGGCGACAAGGGCGAGGTGCCCGAAGAAGAATACATTCTCGAAATCGGCAAGGCCAACATCGTGCGCGAAGGCAAGGACGTGACCTTGGTGAGCTTCGGCAAAATGATGAAGCTGCTCTACACCGCCGCCGACGAGCTGGCCAAGGAAGGCATTTCGGCCGAGGTAATCGACCTGCGCTCGGTGCGCCCCATCGACTACGATACGCTCATCAACTCGGTGAAGAAAACCAACCGCATGGTGGTAATTGAGGAAGCCTGGCCGCTGGCCAGCATCTCGGGCGAGCTGGCCTACATGGTGCAGCGCCGCGCATTTGACTACCTCGATGCCCCGGTTATCCGCATCACCTGCGCCGACGTACCGCTGCCCTACGCGCCTACCCTCATCGAAGCGTCGCTGCCCAATGTAGCCCGTATTCTGAAGGCGGTGAAGGAAGTAACCTACGCCAAGGCATAG
- a CDS encoding lysophospholipid acyltransferase family protein: protein MSAAAVPDTLPPPLIQANQHIYSDYFREEFTQTLDDNILQLLDRVWFRSRLVGFEPFPQRNNPDRPLIFASNHSGMAFPWDAIISLSHLWRYLLRTRGTLRDLPRPLSAPMLSATRLMNPYLITDFWKKCGSVDATTLNFETMMYYQDHNLMLYPEGVPGIGKGFNRKYQLQRLATSMLRLSLMHGTDIMPFYTINAEYLNPYAYSFDWINRLTKKIGIPFLPITLLLLLVIIQPWAFYLALPAQLTYVMGTRIRPTELTAKKHDELSRDELLAISEQIRQRMQGEMDAAVAAHGQHPYRWRELWQRMQENRRFFPFFLPFAWPAVFTEFERRFVKNGERDFDMQLDKPGSFWKMIWRNPLIIAYFIPVLGWVPLAIKGYRDNKLGREKLG, encoded by the coding sequence ATGTCTGCCGCTGCCGTGCCCGATACCCTGCCTCCCCCGCTTATCCAGGCCAATCAGCACATCTACAGCGATTATTTCCGGGAAGAGTTTACCCAGACGCTCGACGATAATATCCTGCAGCTGCTCGACCGGGTGTGGTTTCGCTCGCGGCTGGTAGGCTTTGAGCCGTTTCCGCAGCGCAACAACCCGGACCGGCCGCTCATTTTTGCTTCCAATCATTCGGGTATGGCCTTCCCCTGGGATGCCATTATCTCGCTCTCGCACCTGTGGCGCTACCTGCTGCGCACCCGTGGCACCCTGCGCGACCTGCCCCGGCCGCTATCGGCGCCCATGCTTTCGGCTACCAGGCTGATGAACCCCTACCTCATCACGGACTTCTGGAAGAAGTGCGGCAGCGTGGATGCCACCACGCTCAACTTCGAAACCATGATGTACTACCAGGACCACAACCTGATGCTTTATCCCGAAGGGGTGCCGGGCATCGGCAAGGGCTTCAATCGCAAGTACCAGCTGCAGCGCCTGGCTACCAGTATGCTGAGGCTCAGCCTGATGCACGGCACCGATATTATGCCGTTTTACACCATCAACGCCGAGTACCTCAACCCCTACGCCTACAGCTTTGACTGGATAAACCGGCTGACCAAAAAAATCGGCATTCCGTTCCTGCCCATTACGCTGCTGCTGCTGCTGGTCATTATTCAGCCCTGGGCGTTTTACCTGGCCCTGCCCGCCCAGCTTACCTACGTAATGGGCACCCGCATCCGGCCTACCGAACTTACTGCTAAAAAGCACGATGAGCTAAGCCGCGATGAGCTGCTGGCTATCAGTGAGCAGATTCGCCAGCGTATGCAGGGCGAAATGGATGCCGCCGTGGCCGCTCATGGCCAGCACCCCTACCGCTGGCGCGAGCTTTGGCAGCGCATGCAGGAAAACCGGCGCTTTTTCCCGTTTTTCCTGCCGTTCGCCTGGCCGGCCGTCTTTACCGAGTTTGAGCGCCGCTTCGTCAAAAACGGCGAGCGCGACTTCGATATGCAGCTCGATAAGCCGGGGTCGTTCTGGAAAATGATTTGGCGCAACCCGCTCATAATCGCCTATTTTATTCCGGTGCTAGGCTGGGTGCCGCTGGCCATCAAAGGCTACCGGGATAACAAGCTGGGGCGTGAAAAGCTGGGGTAA
- a CDS encoding glycosyltransferase family 2 protein — MTPLSTCTDVAIVILNYNGEHFLRRFLPGVLAHAAGARVVVADNASTDDSVPLLRHGFPQVELLLFAENLGFCEGYNQALAQLESPFFVLLNSDVAVQPGWLPPLRELLQHNPHIAAVQPKILAYSDPALFEHAGGGGGYLDRLAYPFCRGRLFDTLETDHGQYDDPRPVAWASGACCLVRTSAWRELSGLEPAFFAHMEEIDFCWRAQNAGYEIWYHGGASVHHVGGGTLPKSSPRKTYLNFRNGLALLYKNSAPSELAGAFLLRLVLDWVAGLRFLLARNWPEAQAVGRAHLHFFQKLGYWRQRRQLAKPHLRVRQRAGTYAGSVVWAYFARGKKRFSELMER; from the coding sequence TTGACTCCTCTTTCAACCTGTACTGATGTCGCCATTGTAATCCTGAATTACAATGGCGAGCATTTTTTGCGGCGATTTCTGCCCGGCGTGCTGGCTCACGCGGCCGGGGCGCGCGTGGTGGTAGCCGATAATGCTTCGACCGACGACTCTGTGCCCCTGCTGCGCCACGGCTTTCCGCAAGTCGAGCTGCTGCTTTTTGCGGAAAACCTGGGCTTTTGCGAGGGTTACAACCAGGCACTGGCCCAGCTCGAGAGCCCGTTTTTTGTGCTGCTCAATTCCGACGTGGCCGTGCAGCCCGGCTGGCTGCCGCCCCTGCGCGAGCTGCTGCAACACAACCCGCACATTGCCGCTGTGCAGCCTAAAATACTAGCTTACAGCGACCCTGCCTTATTCGAGCACGCGGGCGGCGGCGGTGGCTACCTCGACCGCCTGGCGTATCCCTTTTGCCGGGGTCGGCTCTTCGACACCCTCGAAACCGACCACGGGCAGTACGACGACCCGCGCCCCGTGGCCTGGGCCAGCGGGGCCTGCTGCCTGGTGCGCACCAGCGCCTGGCGCGAGCTGAGCGGCCTGGAACCCGCCTTTTTTGCCCACATGGAGGAAATCGACTTCTGCTGGCGCGCCCAAAATGCGGGCTACGAAATATGGTACCACGGCGGGGCCAGCGTGCACCACGTAGGCGGCGGCACGCTGCCCAAATCGAGCCCGCGCAAAACCTACCTCAATTTTCGCAACGGGCTGGCGCTGCTGTATAAAAACTCAGCTCCCAGCGAGTTGGCCGGTGCTTTTCTACTGCGCCTGGTGCTCGACTGGGTAGCCGGCCTGCGCTTTTTGCTGGCCCGCAACTGGCCAGAGGCCCAGGCCGTAGGCCGGGCCCATCTGCACTTTTTTCAGAAGCTTGGCTATTGGCGGCAGCGGCGGCAGCTCGCCAAGCCGCATTTACGGGTGCGCCAGCGGGCCGGCACCTACGCGGGCAGCGTGGTGTGGGCATATTTTGCCAGGGGCAAAAAGCGCTTTTCAGAATTAATGGAACGCTAA
- a CDS encoding PspC domain-containing protein, with translation MHRLTDFIESQSFGLCSALGQRWGFSTRSIRLSFVYASFFTFGSPIVLYFAGVFWMNIRRAWRQQRSTVWDL, from the coding sequence ATGCACCGCCTTACCGACTTTATCGAATCGCAGTCCTTTGGGCTGTGCTCGGCGCTGGGGCAGCGCTGGGGCTTTAGTACGCGCAGCATCCGGCTGTCGTTTGTGTATGCCTCGTTCTTTACGTTTGGCTCGCCCATTGTGCTGTACTTTGCCGGGGTATTCTGGATGAATATCCGCCGGGCCTGGCGCCAGCAGCGTAGCACGGTGTGGGACCTTTAG
- a CDS encoding PID-CTERM protein-sorting domain-containing protein, whose product MSFCTLTRQFAAAAALLLATGAAQQALAQAPGSGGPAPTDPTAVPIDGGASLLLAGSVAYGLRKLRQRRK is encoded by the coding sequence ATGAGCTTCTGTACGCTAACTCGTCAATTTGCGGCTGCGGCTGCCCTGCTACTTGCTACCGGCGCGGCCCAGCAGGCACTGGCCCAGGCGCCCGGCTCGGGCGGCCCCGCACCTACCGACCCCACCGCCGTCCCAATTGATGGGGGAGCTTCGCTGCTGCTGGCCGGCAGCGTAGCCTACGGCCTGCGCAAGCTCCGCCAGCGGCGCAAGTAG
- the hutH gene encoding histidine ammonia-lyase yields the protein MPLLSPTLPLTLPELAAALQSRDALRLPAEAETRIQACHDYLHQRLTAAPDQPIYGINTGFGSLYNVSIPAEARAQLQVNLVMSHACGTGPEVPADLVRRMLLLKAQSLSYGHSGVQVATVKRLLDFFNRDVWPVVYEQGSLGASGDLAPLAHLCLPLLGLGEVNYQGYRLAASDVLSLFGWEPLQLQAKEGLALLNGTQFMLAYATEALERTQRLLNAADVIGALSVEAFGAHAQPFAEPLHRVRPHAGQVRVAARLRQLLAGSELQAQDRYALQDPYSFRCQPQVHGASRDAVAYVENIVEIECNSVTDNPNIFPEEDLVLSGGNFHGQPLALALDHLALAVAELGSISERRTYQLISGQRGLPAFLVAEPGLNSGLMIPQYTAAGIVSQNKQLCTPASADSITSSNGQEDHVSMGANAATKARRVVENVEQILGIELLTAVQALDLRRPHRSSPALEAVAAAFREVVTFVPRDRILYPDLHRAARFVREHDWV from the coding sequence ATGCCCCTGCTCTCCCCCACCCTGCCGCTTACCCTGCCCGAGCTGGCCGCTGCTCTGCAAAGCCGCGACGCCCTCCGCCTGCCCGCCGAAGCCGAAACCCGGATTCAGGCCTGCCACGATTACCTGCATCAGCGCCTGACCGCTGCCCCCGACCAGCCCATCTACGGCATCAATACCGGCTTTGGCTCGCTCTATAATGTCAGTATTCCGGCCGAAGCGCGGGCCCAGCTGCAAGTCAACCTGGTGATGTCGCACGCCTGCGGCACTGGCCCCGAAGTACCCGCCGACCTCGTGCGCCGCATGCTGCTGCTCAAAGCCCAAAGCTTGAGCTACGGCCACAGCGGCGTACAGGTGGCCACGGTTAAGCGCCTGCTCGACTTTTTCAACCGTGATGTGTGGCCGGTGGTGTACGAGCAGGGCAGCCTGGGGGCCAGCGGCGACCTGGCCCCGCTGGCTCACCTATGCCTGCCGCTGCTGGGCCTGGGCGAAGTAAACTACCAGGGCTATCGCCTGGCGGCCAGCGATGTGCTCAGCCTGTTTGGCTGGGAGCCCTTGCAGCTGCAAGCCAAGGAAGGCCTGGCGCTGCTCAACGGCACTCAGTTTATGCTGGCCTATGCCACCGAGGCGCTGGAGCGCACCCAGCGCCTGCTCAACGCCGCCGATGTTATCGGAGCGCTGTCGGTCGAGGCTTTTGGGGCGCACGCCCAGCCCTTTGCCGAGCCGCTGCACCGCGTGCGGCCGCACGCCGGGCAGGTGCGGGTGGCCGCACGCCTGCGCCAGCTGCTGGCCGGCTCCGAATTGCAGGCCCAGGACCGCTACGCGCTGCAAGACCCGTACTCCTTTCGCTGCCAGCCGCAGGTGCACGGAGCCAGCCGCGATGCCGTGGCATATGTCGAAAATATAGTAGAAATTGAATGTAATTCAGTTACCGACAATCCCAATATCTTCCCCGAAGAAGACCTGGTTCTGAGCGGTGGCAACTTTCACGGGCAGCCGCTGGCGCTGGCCCTCGACCACCTGGCCCTGGCCGTGGCCGAGCTGGGCAGTATTTCGGAGCGGCGCACCTACCAGCTCATTTCGGGGCAGCGCGGCCTGCCCGCCTTTCTGGTGGCCGAGCCGGGGCTGAACTCGGGCCTGATGATTCCGCAGTACACCGCCGCCGGCATTGTGAGCCAGAACAAGCAGCTGTGCACCCCCGCCAGTGCCGACAGTATCACGAGCAGCAACGGCCAGGAAGACCACGTGAGCATGGGCGCCAACGCGGCTACCAAGGCCCGCCGCGTAGTCGAAAACGTGGAGCAAATCCTGGGCATCGAGCTGCTGACCGCCGTGCAGGCCCTCGACCTACGCCGGCCCCACCGTAGTAGTCCGGCGCTGGAAGCCGTAGCCGCCGCCTTTCGTGAGGTGGTTACCTTCGTCCCGCGCGACCGGATTCTCTACCCCGACCTGCACCGCGCGGCCCGCTTCGTGCGCGAGCACGATTGGGTATAA
- a CDS encoding tetratricopeptide repeat protein, with protein sequence MSSIFFDLHLYSISKLYLPGLLLAWLLAGCSPLPKMLQQAEAGRRVSVEPAPLTAVGESVPFEATARVAGRHLRKGAVYEVLLTYRYDHDLRLDTVGRLSFAQGEFTYDDSVKGRLVSRRRFTIANTPGRSPGQLLARGQVRELKPHGKSLTAKTETLVARGIADPARRVVLEDTLLALLPEHATNTMSGTRTLPLYFDQGQWFIRSHLGTNIAALEDLIDQNQHTQRVLIAAGHSPDSLDAHKPQLASKRVKMLLYYYKQRVKGFSYLNKVEDITFDTLAYRNSWELLLNQVQNSVLKPAQQDSVVSIINDTHGTFAQKEKALHKLSYFDYLEDYIYPVLRWGTVAVTYTAPPRYDSEVYILSKKILAKEADIDALTPEELRYSATLTPLLAEKQRIYELAAASTARWEAFYNLGTVLALRAEKEVSLRVQQNYYHRAAVNFTLAAHRHPTAELFYRAASAHHHAQERLEALQDYDYAIKLGGARNILRKVFSDKAALEIQVGQPDQALTSLRLAGPSYQNYMNQGLLLVQRGAYDAAAAQYQLALDLRPQAAAPHYGLAVAAARRHDEPALADELRKAIHLNRALATQAVEDLEFQDYAQGKAFREALK encoded by the coding sequence TTGTCGTCAATTTTCTTCGATTTGCATTTATACTCAATAAGTAAGCTCTATTTGCCGGGCCTGCTGCTGGCCTGGCTGCTCGCGGGCTGCTCACCGCTGCCCAAGATGCTGCAGCAGGCCGAAGCCGGCCGCCGCGTGTCGGTAGAGCCGGCGCCGCTCACGGCCGTGGGCGAATCGGTACCCTTCGAAGCTACTGCCCGCGTGGCTGGCCGCCACCTGCGCAAAGGGGCCGTGTATGAGGTGCTGCTTACGTATCGCTACGACCATGACCTGCGCCTCGATACCGTGGGCCGGCTCTCCTTTGCGCAGGGCGAGTTTACCTACGACGACTCGGTGAAGGGCCGCCTCGTGAGCCGCCGCCGCTTTACCATTGCCAACACGCCGGGGCGCTCGCCGGGCCAGCTGCTGGCCCGGGGCCAGGTGCGCGAGCTAAAGCCCCACGGCAAAAGCCTCACGGCAAAAACCGAAACCCTGGTAGCTCGCGGCATTGCCGACCCCGCCCGCCGCGTGGTGCTGGAAGACACGCTGCTGGCGCTGCTGCCCGAGCACGCCACTAATACCATGAGCGGCACCCGCACGCTGCCGCTGTATTTCGACCAGGGCCAGTGGTTTATCCGCTCGCACCTGGGCACCAATATCGCGGCCCTCGAAGACCTGATTGACCAGAATCAGCATACCCAGCGGGTGCTCATCGCGGCCGGCCACTCGCCCGATTCGCTCGATGCGCACAAGCCGCAGCTGGCCAGCAAGCGCGTAAAAATGCTGCTTTACTACTACAAGCAGCGCGTAAAAGGCTTTTCGTATCTCAATAAGGTAGAAGATATTACCTTCGACACCCTGGCCTACCGCAATAGCTGGGAGCTGCTGCTCAACCAGGTGCAGAACTCGGTGCTGAAGCCCGCCCAGCAGGATTCAGTAGTGAGCATCATCAACGACACGCACGGCACCTTTGCCCAGAAGGAGAAGGCGCTGCACAAGCTCAGCTACTTCGATTATCTGGAAGATTATATATATCCGGTGCTGCGCTGGGGCACCGTGGCTGTCACGTATACTGCGCCGCCGCGCTACGATTCGGAGGTATATATCCTGAGCAAGAAAATTCTCGCTAAAGAAGCCGATATCGACGCCCTTACGCCCGAGGAGCTGCGCTACTCGGCCACGCTCACCCCGCTGCTGGCCGAAAAGCAGCGCATCTACGAGCTGGCCGCGGCCAGCACGGCGCGCTGGGAGGCATTCTACAACCTGGGCACGGTGCTGGCCCTGCGCGCCGAAAAGGAAGTATCGCTGCGGGTGCAGCAAAACTATTACCACCGGGCGGCCGTCAACTTTACGCTGGCGGCCCACCGCCATCCCACGGCCGAGCTGTTTTACCGTGCCGCCTCGGCCCACCACCACGCCCAGGAGCGCCTGGAAGCCTTGCAGGACTACGACTATGCCATTAAGCTGGGTGGCGCCCGCAATATATTACGCAAGGTATTTTCCGACAAGGCCGCGCTGGAAATTCAGGTGGGCCAGCCCGACCAGGCGCTCACCAGCCTGCGCCTGGCCGGCCCTAGCTACCAGAACTACATGAACCAGGGGCTGCTGCTGGTGCAGCGTGGGGCCTACGATGCCGCCGCTGCCCAGTATCAGCTGGCGCTCGACCTGCGCCCGCAGGCCGCCGCCCCGCACTATGGCTTGGCCGTGGCGGCCGCCCGCCGCCACGACGAGCCCGCCCTGGCCGATGAGCTGCGCAAAGCCATCCACCTCAACCGCGCCCTCGCCACCCAGGCCGTAGAAGACCTGGAGTTTCAGGACTATGCCCAAGGCAAGGCCTTTCGGGAAGCGCTGAAGTAG